Within Thunnus thynnus chromosome 15, fThuThy2.1, whole genome shotgun sequence, the genomic segment GACGCAACTTTATGCGTCAAATATTGCGCACAGTGGTTGAACATGTTCACCTGTTACATTTTAGGTATTTTACCGTTATGGGCCTATTGGGGAGAAATAACGCGGCGCCGCTTGTTTGAACGTGAAGATTCTTCCGTCACTTTTAATTCagcttctttttaaaatcttgtcgGGCTAAACAAAACGAAAATAGTCGCAGAAGTCAAGTCAGCATCTGAGCAGTTCTAAAACATCAACCATTTGTcagaaacatgtaaatgaataaaaccgCTCTCATCAGTCTAAACGACGGaattacaaacattttataacattgacacaatatttttaaactaacttgattttttttcatccagaatTAAACTAGATATCCATTTTAAAATATCGcctaaatattaaaataatttgatttcaTTACTTTAAAAAAGCATCATCAACTTCTTGGAAATGCAACCTATTGTTTTTATGGGTGGGTTGATATTTTTAATagataaaacatacatatgatttatgttttgtgattggtcgttttttattttattttaatacacgTTTCCTGAATTCTTGGAATGTGTGATTACAAGAATTCGGCTCAGGGTGTGTTCAAGATGCacacttatttttttctctccaataATGTTTGGAAAACCCTTCGTAGCTCTGCAATTCAACACATACAACTGAGAGAAATAACACCATTTTTACATTCGTAATTTCTACCTCCCGTATTTCATGAAATAGTGAAGTGCGTTGTGGGAAATACTGTAACATacacagcaccagtcaaaagttaggacacactttctcattcatgtgaatgtgaagatgtgtccaaacttttgactcgTACTGTAAGTCTGTATGAAAGATTGAAAAACAGCGATTCAGAAACAATCTGCTTAGTCCACTCTGCAGCTATCTGCAATGCAACACGCCTCCAATCTCATGCATATCAACTGGATGACAGACTGAATATATCTTTGCACGCACActgcacacaacacaacaatatgAACCGCAATCATCACAAACCCGCTGAAATTACAGTTCGAAAAATATGAATAGAATTTTCAGCATCTACTTCTGGTCAGCAGCTTAATTGCTagaaaaacatgagaaatttctagagaagagataaagaaaacaaaggggACATAATCTCCCAATGGAACTGATGGCTGCAACACtctaaaaataacaaatctATTTGCAACCAGGCGAACTTGTAAATATCAACTTTCTCAAAAAGATGCCAGAGACACACAAACCAGCCAGAAGAATTACATGCACTCTTGTGAAACGTCAGGGCTTTGCACCTGATGTGTTGCCTTGCTACCTTGCAGAATTGGTGGTAAGTCATACCCCGTGAtgcccccccacctccccctttAATGGGGTAATACAGGCATGATCTCAGTGGCTTGCTAAACCCTTCGTCTAATAGCACGGGAGTTTTGCAGGATGGAGCAGGGAAGTAGCGATAAAAACGGGTCTTACAGCGCGGAGACTTCCAGCTGTATAGTCATCAGGACATGTTTCGCTCCAAGGTCAGCGAGTTAACTCTCTGGTAGCTGCGTCATCCTGTTTCAAGGCCAAGTTGAAGCAACGGAGACGGGAGGGGCCACGATAATGAGGGCTAggctatattttattttcttccagGTTCAGTCTCCCCTTGTGCGAAACGCGGTGCATCTCAGCCAGCGGCACAGTGAACATCCAGCAACCCCATTCATGCGCTATTCTATCACATactgaaacacttttttttttgtgctaaaAAGGCAAATATTCTGGCAGGTCTGCACTGCCATGGCCATGGATTGGATTACATGCGTACTGCGCAGGCTCCATGGTCAAGTTCAAGTTGGGCTGGCTAGTAAAACTGAGGGGCGCATTCTGCAGTGTCTGCCGCGGGGGGCGCTCCCCCTCTTTGATCTTTCCCTGCAAAACTAGACACTGAAGCAGAGCTATGACTGCAGTCCGGTTTTCTGTTCCTCTGCCTCTAGGAATTTGCAGGGGATTTTTTTGGACTAAGATATGTTCTAAAGATTAACTAACTGGAATGCATAGAGTGGTTATTTCTTCGTCTAAATAGGTTCCACAATCATGAAACTCTCCAAAGCCTTCCGCTGTCCTCCATTATctaaaacacatacaatataaGTGACACTACTGTAAACCACCAAGGTCGTTTATCTGTTGCGCAAAAGCCTCTCCATGTGTTATCTCTGCTTGATCACAAGATCCCATCTGCCCTGGCCACGACCTATTGTATAACTCCTGTAAGCAGCAAAAACAATGGGATCTTTGCAGTCTTCCTGCGCTTCATGTTAGACTGCATGTTTACTCATCGTTATGATTCTGAAAGTAGAAGTAAGAGAGTCCAGCAAAAAGACTGTTATCTAAATCAACTCTTATCAACCCAGGTAAAATATATAGCCTCTATAATATTGGCTACACATAACATACAGATATAAAAGAAAACCTTTCTTAGTCACTGCATGGCTCATTTTAAAGTGACTGAGTTAACCATAAGTCCATAAGTTACAAGAGGTGACTAACTTTTTACCTCGCTATCAAAAAGATAAATATGCATTCTCATTTCTGACTCAGGACTATATTTATGGTTCCTTTAGCTCCAGTCTGGGACATTCTTTTAGTTTGTGGTTCATTAACAGTCTGCAGTCTCTGATCTTTAACTCTGACCAGCGGCGCAAACTTCATACTCATGTGTTGAAGTAATTTAAATTGCaggtcataaaaataaataataaaataaataaaatgaaacttttaaTCAAGCATGTGAGGCCTGTAAACAGagtgaaaagtgactttttatgACCACAAATTTATCTCTCACCATCAATATTTAGAGATGTGCTTCGCAAAACCACACTCAGATGTTATCACTTTAATCTTTTTCAAACTGCCAAAAGCAGCAACATCAAATCgtcagagacacaaagagagagagggagagagatctttactctttttctcctcatcctTTGCAGGCCAGATGAAAGAGTCGGGGGAGAAAGCCAAAGGAATTTCCCTCACTCCTCAGCTGGCTGACTGGCTGGCTGACTGGATGGCTGGGGGAGGGGACGGCCGCCTCTGGGGCCTTTTCCCTCTTTCAGACAGGCGAGGGCGCACAAGGACAGCGGAGGCTGCTGGAGCTCCACAGTCTGCAGCCTCCCTGACTCCACCTCTCTACACAACATCCTCGCCATGCAAATATACCGCCGTGCCCAGCTGCAGATCTTGAATCAGAACAAAAACGGGGGAGGGGGGGAATGCTGTTTCCAGAAGCGTCAGGTATGGTCAGGTCCCCTTAATATCATCTGCCACCACAGCCTGCAACCCTTcttaaacatattaaatatcTAAGGACCAAGTTGAGCAATATCTCAAAGATGTTAACACCTGCAGATCTCCAAACTATTAGCGCTAAGGTAAACACTCATCAATATTTCTTCTAACTATAGCTTTCAAATGGATTCTGCAAGGTAATTCTTAATAATATCTGATCTCAATTACAATAATGACACATTAAATTTAGACAAATTTAGACTTGTTTGGCTGTAAGAAGCCAATAGACATACCCAACTGACGCTGTGCGTACAGGTGTAGGTGGGAGTGAAGACGGATCAGCGCCATAAACTGACTGAACTTCATCACAAGCTTCAATTGTAATCACCTATTACATCCAGTGGACATTCTGTGCTCTTTACCATTAAAGCACCAAGCATATGATGAAACTAAATTTGCCACAACTGTGTTTAATCCATGGTCAGGTCCTTGTCCCCATAGTGAAGATATCTCTTCCCTGAGGCCAGGAAGTTAAAATGTGATATCATCATCCCAACCCCCGCGCCTAAAGGAAATGTAGGCACTTATTTGTAATTATACAACGTAATCGTGACTCTTCTTTTCATCACTGTTCAGTGACTTTTTACTGGAAACTGCCTATCTTacatcaaagaagaaaaaacaaaaaacgacCACCCCACAAgactacaaaaaaacaacttgtctTGTTGAAGCATTGCAACAGCAACACATcgtattattattttcactgtttaagtgtgtgtatgtgagtcaTCGTCATAATGAGAGATGGAGGTGGAGTgagagttgatttttttttaattccttgtcaattgaattaattaatagAATAAAATCGCCTATGTATCGGCTACATTTTACCATgtgtttacaaagaaaaaagtaataacTTACTTAAGAGGCACAAataataaattaagattattttttttgactAGGTCTTGTTCTTGTCCATGTTCTTGACTTTTAAGACTTCGTGTCAAATGGCCTCTTATCTAAACTCTGACCTCAAGACTTGACCTTTGAGGATTTTACTTGACTCCACTTAAGGTGAGGAGAGAGGcgcaagagacagagagatgacagaCCAATGGGAAGTGGGGGGAagtggggaggaggggggaggtaAACAGCAAATAAGTAATTCATTTAGACTTCATCTTAATTCATTATTCAAGCAGAGTGGGGAAATGTATTATGATTTTTAtcataattacatttattataatttattgtgattatttttgtcatgttgaATTTTCTATTCtaaagaatagaaaataaaaatgagttttttattaaatgaaaactgcagCTTTTAGCctttaaataagaaataaatataaaataaattgcATATCTTGAATGtagatagagagagatggaaatagatagacagacagatagatagagatACTCTGTTTCTTTTCATAGCTGCTTGTTGTGCCCTCTGACACCCCCACCTCCATCTCCACGCTACAATTGCGCCTTCTGTTTACCCATATCCAATCAATGCGTGTCGTCATCAGGGGGGGACCATCATGACGACTGGCCTATTAAGAATGACAGctctggagaaagagagagagagagggtaaaTGGTGATCCCTCCCAGAGCTCCTTCTCCGCACTCTGGAGCGCTCTTCTCTCAGGGTCAGACCGGATTGCATCCCTTTCTTTTCCAGAAGCCTCTCCTTCTCCGTGAGACTCCAatccccccacccaccaccaccacacacatacacatacacacgcacacacccctCCAACCTGAAAATCATCGCCTTGGTTGACGGCTTGCACTCTCCCGCGAAGTCGAGGTTTTGAAGTCGTGCTTGTAATggaaagcagagaggagatggTGATGCTGGCGGAGGGAGGTCAGCTTGGCAAGAGCGGTTCTAATTTGTCGGAAGGGAGCCCCATGCGAGAGTCGCAAGGGAAGCCGGGCCACAGGAGCTGTCTAAGCCCCGGAGCTGCGCCCTACTCCCGGGACAGGacggaggtggtggtggaggagaacGCACGGAGGAATATGTGCGCCGATATGAGGCCACTTGGCACGTCCTCCTCCGGAGAGAGGCACCGGACTGATCACCCCCATAAAGACGGCAGCAGCTCAGACACCGAGTCCGACTTCTACGAGGAAATTGATGTCAGCTGCACGCCTGAAAGCATGGACTACCCAACAGCTAAAGGTAGGTAGGCTGTGTTTGAGAGCAGCACTGCAGGTTTTTCTGTTATGGCATAGTTTTGCTATTGAAGTTGATCGAATGCCATCGGCTGGATTATGCCGGTCAAAAATGTCAGATGCAGCCATGACTGTTGAAAGACTGCATACATAAAAGCGTACGGTTACAtccaaaaattaaaatatgcaccCAGTAAAATACAGCAGCCTTCATAATAACGTAGAAATTAACTGCAGTCGGTGCAGCACAGCTGTTCTGTCAAGTGACCGGCGTGGCTGCAGACACGCGAAGGTGACACGCACAATCTAAGCATGCATTTTCCCCACTGAGTCTGACAATCACTTACTCGTATAGCAAACGTATATTTTACTGCATGAGGCGTGAGGAAGAATGCAGGATTTTATGGAAAccacaagcacaaaaaaaatTGAAGGGAAAGCCACTAACAGGTATTTTCTGTGGTGTTTCTTTGGCATCTTTTGAGATGCAAAGATCCAGGACTGTATGCAGCAAATGTGTTACGTCCTACAGCGAAATcatgtgtgaaaatatgaatataaataatttgCAGTTGCCTCAAATCAAAAGGATCGTACGTGGGGAAACGAATTACAGTAATACAGCCTAATTATTTATATGTGTGGTCAGGATTCAGCATCACATCGATATACTGTGCACtcatatttttatgaaatattatctttttctaaaatatatataagtatGTTGTTTTTAAGTGTTCAAAAATAGACTAAAAGCAATGGTTGCATGTCAAGAGGGCCTTTAACTGTAAAGCAGTGCAGTCAGATTTATATTCAAAAAATAGCCTCCTTTAAAAGCAAACTCATTAAACGTGAATGAAAAcgattgaaaaaaaataaacacacaaaagaggTATTTTTGTTCCATGTCAGTTATTGTGCTTTGTGAGTTTTTGACTGCATGCTAATTATAACTGATCAATTACTCTGCATGCTGATTAAAAGGTCGAGATGGGGATTCTCCGGGTCATCCGAGTGAGACTGGTGCTGACCCGGGTAAGGCCATCCCGGGTCAGGGTTCTCTGTCCTACTCAGCCGACCAAATTCGCCGGTACCGGACAGCATTCACCAGGGAGCAGATCGCACGGCTGGAGAAGGAATTTTACCGGGAGAACTATGTGTCCAGGCCGCGGAGATGTGAACTGGCAGCCGCCTTAAATCTGCCTGAAACCACCATCAAAGTAAGATTACTTGTTTGTAAAAGAGTGGAGCTGACTCAGGCCCTCTTATACAGGCTCACATTTTGTGAGCTTGTATTTAAAAACTGACTTGGAAAGGTTATTTTGTAAATAGATACAGAAAATAGGCTACagggaaaaacacatcataaagTAGGCCAGACAAGAATAGGCCATAACCAAATGTTGATATGAGCATAAAACCTGCAGACTGACCGTTTATTGGCAGGAGAGgcttggaaatgttttttttcagatggcATTAGAACAAGTATAAACTGTTATTGGTATGTTTATAGTAAAATTCATTTAATCcatcaaacaaaataatatgaaaacaacTCCTCCTCCCAACCACACATTCGTACGTAAAAGCGGAAACTACTGTATGAGCCATGTCTGGTTTTGTTATTGTGATTCATCTGTTTGTAAGTGGGGTTTCTGTTAATATTTGACTCGGCCTGTCTCTGTCCCAGGTGTGGTTTCAGAACCGCAGGATGAAAGACAAGCGTCAGCGTCTCGCCATGACGTGGCCTCACCCTGCCGACCCGGCCTTCTACACCTACATGATGAGCCACGCTGCGGCCACGGGGAACTTGCCCTACCCCTTCCCGTCCCACCTGCCGCTACCTTATTACTCCCACCTAGGTGTCGGTGCTGGCTCGGCTCCGGCCGCCACCCCTTTCTCCAACCCCCTGCGGTCCCTTGACAGTTTCCGGATGCTGTCTCACCCCTACCAGAGGCCGGAACTCCTATGCGCCTTCAGACACCCCTCCTTGTACCCGGGTCCTACCCACGGTCTCGGTCCCGGAGGAAGCCCCTGCTCCTGTCTGGCCTGCCACTCCAGTCAATCCAACGGTATCTCATCCAGGCCTTCTGGCTCGGACTTCGCTTGCTCCCCAACCAGCAGGACTGATGCCTTTGTCACTTTCACGCCTTCAGTGCTCAGCAAATCCTCATCTGTGACATTAGACCAGAGGGAAGAAGTGCCTCTGACcagataaaaccaaaaccacCAACTCTTGTTCTATATTAGCCTTTACCATAAGCTTTTTAACCTAACATATTATATGATCAGGACTGAAACAGCATGAAGAGATAGCCTGTCAGCAGTGAAAGTCAGTGTAAACTTGGGGCAAGATAATTAGCTATGTGACGCACAAATGGAGCTCCCGTTACTGAAAAATAATCCCATTGCAGAGGCAGGACAGTGGGCTGAAATATGACGGCAAGGACACAAAACCACATTTGATTTTTAGAAGATTAATCTGAtgtgaggggagagagagagagaaagagggaggaaataTCCAGAGAAACGTTTAAATCTCTGTGATGGATGGCGTTAAGGCTTTTATCATTATTTGTCGTCTCTTTACGCGTCCAAAACGACCTACATGTATTGTTAGTTACGCGAGAATGATgctttccatctctctttttaACAAGGGGATTTGTTAACAGACTGCGGCCGGTCTCATTAGCTATAAGCAGCTCTCCACACCGGGGCCCTCACGGCGGCCCCGGGCCGAAATGTGCAGATGCTAGTGAAATTAGTAAGTGATGTATATGTACGACCCGGTGAATTTTGAGTGTTGAATTAATGATAATACCAGGAAGGGATCGTTGCTGCCAAAAGGTAACAAGGCGCCAGGGGAACGGATTACAGCCCGCTGCTCACGGTTTTgacgagggggggggggagaagaagaaggacccagaagaggatggagagagccagagagaggacaatcaaaatgaaaaaaaaagaaagaatgaaacatttttaagccCATCAAACACTTCTCCCTCTGCGACATAAGAGCCAGTTCttaaatctgatgaaaatgtgattaatatatacctatattttaaaaatatttttctcgcTTTGCACCGCTACAGTGGCACCAGTTTAGTGGCATTTCATGGAGAAAGCGGACTAACAAGTGACTGattatgtttgtctgtttttttaaatacatttttttagttggttgttttctttttgtgggTTTATTTTTTGGCTGGGATGTCCTCAACGTCTAATTTGCAATAAACACTGTCAAAGAATCAATGGAGTGTTTGTCTTCTAAACACCTTTATGGTTTATTTAAATTGCCAACAGCCCGAATGAGGATtcataaaatctaaatgttAGTACTTATCCGAGAcgaagagtaaaaaaaaaaaaaaaaaaaaaaaaactatttgtttcCTTCAGATCATATTATTTCGTTTTTGCACAAGTTGGCCATTATTTCCACACTCACAATCGGTCTGCCACCTCCTCCCACCCCCCTCCGATAATAACACTAATTTTGTTCTCAAGTGGTCGATGTCAAAACACTAGAATgtgcccccctcccctccccataTCTCCTGATGGGATCGCTAGATTGACCGTGACAGTTAAGTGGTCCCCGGGCTCCGTTAACGCCACTCATATTTTCTCTCCGACCACTTAATAGACACGACAGAATTAGTTGTCTGAAGATATTGGAAATGCAAAGAGATCGATGGTTCAGTGGCCCGCCACCAATCAGCGGGATCTTAATTGGCCGCATTTGACCGGGGCTGCGCAAATTAAAAGAGTTTTCTGAGCTTAATAGGATTGGC encodes:
- the evx1 gene encoding homeobox even-skipped homolog protein 1, which produces MESREEMVMLAEGGQLGKSGSNLSEGSPMRESQGKPGHRSCLSPGAAPYSRDRTEVVVEENARRNMCADMRPLGTSSSGERHRTDHPHKDGSSSDTESDFYEEIDVSCTPESMDYPTAKGRDGDSPGHPSETGADPGKAIPGQGSLSYSADQIRRYRTAFTREQIARLEKEFYRENYVSRPRRCELAAALNLPETTIKVWFQNRRMKDKRQRLAMTWPHPADPAFYTYMMSHAAATGNLPYPFPSHLPLPYYSHLGVGAGSAPAATPFSNPLRSLDSFRMLSHPYQRPELLCAFRHPSLYPGPTHGLGPGGSPCSCLACHSSQSNGISSRPSGSDFACSPTSRTDAFVTFTPSVLSKSSSVTLDQREEVPLTR